Proteins encoded in a region of the Campylobacter concisus ATCC 51562 genome:
- a CDS encoding adenine-specific methyltransferase EcoRI family protein: protein MSQISTQNELVGQGWMADKEKRANVYFMKAKYEIDDEFYTSFDEIREELQDYKAHFKDKIVVCPCNDGKNSNFYRYFALNFKTLELKKLITTTFNINELNSKGTKIEITSDGMSETQLRGRGDFRSDEVKEIIAQADIVVTNPPFSLFRELIDIAQSGQKKFLIVGGTYSITYKKIFELYKNNQIWLGNHQVNIFTRPDGSKKRFSNVSWFTNLKSTKHQTGVRLMKKYKGNEHEYPEYDNYKIIEVTNYKNIPIDYDGVIGVPLTFFLRHNPAQFHILGCDFEIKEKYPELVKQDYAQSNTKSAVLNGQELFTRIIIQRINGLKPRTRLINQI, encoded by the coding sequence ATGAGCCAAATTTCAACCCAAAACGAGCTGGTCGGGCAAGGCTGGATGGCGGATAAAGAAAAGAGAGCCAATGTATATTTTATGAAAGCCAAATACGAGATCGACGACGAGTTTTATACTAGCTTTGACGAGATCAGAGAAGAGCTGCAAGATTACAAAGCGCACTTTAAAGACAAAATCGTGGTCTGCCCGTGCAATGACGGCAAAAATAGCAACTTTTATAGGTATTTCGCCTTAAATTTTAAAACTTTGGAGCTAAAAAAGCTGATTACGACGACGTTTAACATCAACGAGCTAAACTCGAAAGGCACGAAAATAGAGATCACGAGTGACGGCATGAGCGAAACACAGTTGCGCGGTCGGGGCGACTTTCGCAGCGACGAAGTAAAGGAGATAATCGCGCAGGCCGACATCGTCGTAACCAATCCGCCCTTCTCCCTTTTTAGAGAGCTTATAGATATAGCCCAAAGCGGTCAAAAGAAATTTTTAATCGTAGGCGGAACGTATTCGATTACCTATAAAAAGATATTTGAGCTATACAAAAATAACCAAATTTGGCTAGGAAATCACCAAGTAAATATTTTTACTCGCCCGGACGGCAGCAAAAAGCGATTTAGCAACGTATCGTGGTTTACGAATTTAAAAAGCACAAAGCATCAAACCGGCGTAAGACTGATGAAAAAATACAAAGGCAATGAGCACGAATACCCGGAATACGATAACTACAAAATCATAGAAGTGACCAATTATAAAAACATACCGATCGACTATGATGGCGTAATCGGCGTACCCCTTACGTTCTTTTTACGGCACAACCCTGCGCAGTTTCATATATTGGGCTGCGATTTTGAGATCAAGGAAAAATACCCCGAGCTAGTAAAACAAGACTATGCTCAAAGCAACACGAAATCGGCCGTCCTAAACGGACAAGAACTATTTACCAGGATAATAATTCAGCGAATCAACGGCCTTAAACCGAGAACTAGGCTAATAAATCAAATTTAG
- a CDS encoding type IA DNA topoisomerase, producing MSNAVIIIESPNKCDKIEHITGAKVYATKGHFKELAKEIVADYTSYEPIFEMKEQSKHRMNEIFNYCKDKDVIIATDPDREGYGIGYMVYETIKNIAKSVKRAEFHEITESGIKKGLDKAVPFASSNLKEFDSFKARAVGDKLVGFIMSPAYINKLNDKNLSVGRVQTPALALIVKRELEIKEFLASPASKQIDYKIKAKLKTRSGVEFTAVNDNIFSSKDEANAKIAELGGSRAKVYQIDTKQSQIKPQAPFRTSQMQEAANRRLGFSSDKTMSLAQKLFEKGLITYHRTDSNTISDEFINEVEAKFKGEEWYEKKIYKAGSQSQAEAHEAIRISHVHGYGEIDEIAGRESLSDDEKSLYELIFLNSVLSQAKNAVNENKTYDIDVKALSFKSKTGKCIYKGFKGALKEQADDEDEQDKDVAQIELNLNQGDEVEVLGFELQEVKKQAPQHYKESNFISLLEKEGIGRPSTYATFLPTLLKREFVVIETKGKNQNIVATGKGISFIESVKADDEWITQSEFTKQMEGVLDEISDGKVNYLDFIKPLHEKMGFKELNSGETKPPSEAQLNFAKSIASDLKIALPNGIEADWKICSDFINKNKDKAIRPPSDKQIKLAQDLAKDKKLELPKGYDTDLKICKAFIEKALKRK from the coding sequence ATGAGCAATGCCGTAATCATCATTGAAAGCCCAAACAAGTGCGATAAGATAGAGCATATAACCGGCGCAAAGGTTTATGCTACCAAAGGACATTTTAAAGAGCTTGCAAAGGAGATAGTGGCCGATTATACCAGCTATGAGCCGATATTTGAGATGAAAGAGCAAAGCAAGCATAGAATGAACGAAATTTTTAACTATTGCAAAGACAAGGACGTCATCATAGCTACCGACCCGGACAGGGAGGGATACGGCATAGGCTACATGGTTTACGAGACGATTAAAAATATCGCTAAAAGCGTAAAGCGCGCCGAGTTTCACGAAATAACCGAAAGCGGCATCAAAAAAGGGCTAGATAAAGCCGTGCCGTTTGCAAGTTCAAATTTAAAGGAATTCGATAGCTTTAAGGCGCGAGCGGTAGGCGATAAGCTGGTGGGCTTTATCATGTCGCCAGCTTACATCAACAAGCTCAACGATAAAAATTTATCCGTCGGCAGGGTTCAAACGCCTGCGCTCGCCCTGATCGTAAAAAGAGAGCTTGAAATAAAAGAGTTTTTAGCGAGCCCGGCATCAAAACAGATCGACTACAAAATCAAAGCAAAGCTAAAAACGAGGAGCGGCGTAGAATTTACGGCCGTAAACGATAATATTTTTAGCTCAAAGGACGAAGCGAACGCAAAAATCGCCGAACTTGGCGGTAGCAGGGCGAAAGTATATCAAATAGATACGAAACAAAGCCAAATAAAGCCGCAAGCTCCGTTTAGAACCAGCCAAATGCAAGAGGCGGCAAATAGAAGACTAGGCTTTAGCTCTGATAAGACAATGAGCCTAGCTCAAAAGCTATTCGAAAAAGGCCTCATTACGTATCATAGAACCGACAGCAACACTATATCGGACGAGTTTATAAACGAAGTAGAAGCTAAATTTAAAGGGGAGGAGTGGTACGAGAAAAAAATATATAAAGCCGGCAGCCAAAGTCAAGCCGAAGCCCACGAAGCGATCCGCATAAGCCACGTACATGGTTACGGCGAGATAGATGAGATTGCCGGGCGCGAAAGCCTAAGCGACGACGAAAAATCGCTTTATGAGCTCATTTTTCTAAATTCAGTCCTAAGCCAAGCCAAAAATGCCGTAAACGAGAACAAAACATACGACATAGACGTCAAGGCTCTAAGCTTTAAGTCCAAGACCGGCAAATGCATTTATAAAGGCTTTAAGGGGGCTTTAAAAGAGCAAGCGGACGATGAAGACGAGCAAGATAAAGACGTAGCCCAAATAGAGCTAAATTTAAATCAAGGCGACGAAGTCGAGGTGCTAGGTTTCGAGCTACAAGAAGTTAAAAAGCAAGCTCCGCAGCACTACAAGGAAAGCAATTTTATCTCCCTTTTAGAAAAAGAGGGCATCGGTAGGCCAAGCACGTATGCTACGTTTCTGCCTACGCTTTTAAAGCGGGAATTCGTAGTTATCGAAACCAAAGGCAAAAATCAAAACATAGTGGCCACCGGTAAAGGGATAAGTTTCATCGAAAGTGTTAAGGCAGATGACGAGTGGATCACGCAAAGCGAATTTACAAAGCAAATGGAAGGCGTGCTAGACGAGATAAGCGACGGCAAAGTAAATTATCTCGATTTTATAAAGCCGCTGCACGAGAAAATGGGCTTTAAAGAGCTAAATAGCGGTGAGACCAAACCTCCGAGCGAAGCCCAGCTAAATTTTGCGAAAAGTATAGCTTCGGATTTAAAAATAGCATTGCCGAACGGCATAGAAGCAGACTGGAAAATTTGCTCGGATTTTATAAATAAAAATAAAGATAAAGCCATCCGCCCGCCGAGCGACAAACAAATCAAACTAGCGCAAGATCTAGCAAAAGACAAAAAGCTGGAGCTACCCAAAGGTTACGACACCGATCTGAAAATTTGTAAGGCGTTTATAGAAAAGGCATTGAAGAGGAAATAA
- the ssb gene encoding single-stranded DNA-binding protein yields the protein MFAQATIIGNLTKDIELRYTASGMAIGNTAIASTYKFNAANGEKREETCFIDVTFMGKSAEIANQYLAKGSRIFIEGRLKFDRWTDNNGQNRSKHSVVVDKMIMLDTKDRQEIGQNEQTHSASQIDNEYIDNAQDAPFEQ from the coding sequence ATGTTCGCACAAGCTACAATCATAGGAAATTTAACCAAAGATATAGAGCTCAGATACACGGCAAGTGGTATGGCCATAGGCAATACCGCAATAGCCTCGACATACAAATTTAATGCAGCAAACGGCGAGAAGCGGGAAGAGACGTGCTTTATAGACGTAACTTTTATGGGTAAAAGCGCGGAAATAGCCAATCAGTACCTGGCTAAGGGTTCAAGGATATTTATCGAGGGACGGTTGAAATTTGACCGATGGACGGATAATAACGGACAAAACAGAAGCAAGCATAGCGTAGTCGTCGATAAGATGATAATGCTCGATACCAAAGATAGGCAAGAAATCGGGCAAAACGAGCAAACCCATTCTGCGTCGCAGATAGACAATGAATATATCGATAACGCGCAAGATGCGCCGTTTGAGCAATAA
- a CDS encoding type IV secretion system protein, with protein sequence MAQQQVAKTLLTDSNWINKTQAVMQENVMSLFEKFYQGAHDLVYSTATTTIVILIVVFWLLDKLKNGYPTREETFNAIKYIIKLCFIFAVLSSFGAYTGALYILTIPENMITATVSSIFQSQDFGTIVTESANRVDNLRALMWEYGTKTYLKSQEWSMLGLSFNGPTDYIMASVVTAFLMIPFWIFYLVFFILLIGITIVIFFSKFVAFLILSTLPLVLPFLITPRFLPYLWSWYKLYLSYAIIAPLAFIALNLAMNPIIELEKYQNVIGELFIKQFEYLITGAITCITALFIIRKIPNWINAVLGTQMESGAGGVVAGAVAGGIAGKTLLGGLARKATGGSFIGGALQSFGKATGGNAVGQITKAGIDASVNLGKDIGKGTKMLGKGVYDAYKVFRGGYAVP encoded by the coding sequence ATGGCACAGCAGCAAGTAGCAAAAACGCTTTTAACAGATAGCAATTGGATAAACAAGACTCAAGCAGTTATGCAAGAAAACGTGATGAGTTTATTTGAAAAATTTTATCAAGGAGCTCACGATTTAGTTTATTCGACCGCCACGACGACGATCGTAATCTTAATAGTCGTATTTTGGCTGTTGGATAAGCTAAAAAACGGCTATCCGACGCGAGAGGAGACGTTTAACGCTATAAAATATATAATCAAGCTTTGCTTTATTTTTGCCGTTCTTAGCTCATTTGGCGCATATACCGGCGCCCTATACATCCTAACCATACCTGAAAATATGATAACCGCGACTGTAAGCTCGATTTTTCAGAGTCAAGATTTCGGAACAATCGTGACGGAATCGGCCAATAGAGTGGATAATTTAAGGGCTTTAATGTGGGAATATGGAACCAAGACCTATTTAAAATCGCAAGAATGGTCTATGTTGGGATTAAGTTTTAATGGCCCGACGGATTACATAATGGCAAGCGTCGTAACGGCATTTTTAATGATCCCGTTTTGGATATTTTACTTAGTATTTTTCATTCTATTAATCGGCATTACGATCGTTATATTTTTTAGTAAATTCGTAGCGTTTTTGATATTAAGCACGCTGCCATTGGTGCTGCCGTTTTTGATTACGCCGCGCTTTTTGCCGTATTTATGGAGCTGGTACAAGCTATACCTATCATACGCCATCATCGCTCCTTTGGCATTTATAGCCCTAAATTTAGCAATGAATCCGATCATAGAGCTTGAGAAATATCAAAACGTCATAGGCGAATTATTTATAAAGCAGTTTGAATATTTGATTACTGGAGCAATTACTTGCATAACTGCGCTTTTCATAATCAGAAAAATACCAAATTGGATAAATGCGGTACTAGGAACACAGATGGAAAGCGGAGCAGGCGGAGTAGTGGCAGGCGCAGTAGCAGGCGGCATAGCCGGAAAGACTTTGCTGGGTGGACTAGCTAGAAAAGCGACAGGCGGCAGCTTTATCGGCGGAGCGTTGCAAAGCTTCGGCAAGGCTACCGGCGGAAATGCGGTAGGACAAATCACGAAAGCCGGAATAGACGCGAGCGTAAATCTTGGAAAAGATATAGGCAAAGGCACGAAAATGCTAGGAAAAGGCGTATATGATGCTTATAAAGTATTTCGCGGCGGATACGCGGTGCCGTAA
- a CDS encoding ArdC-like ssDNA-binding domain-containing protein, producing MATEQEKKSWEQMSNAEKKESFDKYMKYKLFEAHKTAKADWQRDMSKEEVDNTMPYNALTGKTYSRETSMLLRAEMAIKGYDKAQFVTMEQGNAMGGVLKLKHDEQTGEILKTKNGLQARVDGVKMLYIADHELRPKLDKDGKEVIAAVKDKDGNVRLDENTGKAITYVVKEKIPIKPRLETKTLYHVSQFDGLNEEKIKERDLTAIQNYREAAKNQAYEVRIDYSKTLGIGGNLAKQLDNLTMAQIKGVDYYNPAQRLDMSKEAEKAKKLTRQKDKGMEQGR from the coding sequence ATGGCAACGGAACAAGAGAAAAAGAGTTGGGAGCAGATGAGTAATGCCGAGAAAAAAGAGAGCTTCGATAAATATATGAAGTATAAACTTTTTGAAGCTCATAAGACCGCAAAAGCGGATTGGCAAAGGGATATGAGCAAGGAAGAGGTGGATAACACCATGCCTTACAACGCCTTAACCGGCAAAACGTATTCAAGAGAGACCAGCATGCTTTTAAGGGCGGAGATGGCCATAAAAGGCTACGACAAGGCTCAATTCGTAACGATGGAGCAAGGCAACGCGATGGGCGGGGTGCTAAAGCTCAAACACGACGAGCAAACCGGCGAAATTTTAAAAACCAAAAACGGCCTACAAGCGAGAGTGGATGGCGTTAAAATGCTTTATATCGCAGATCACGAGCTAAGGCCAAAACTGGACAAAGACGGCAAAGAGGTTATAGCAGCAGTCAAAGACAAAGACGGCAACGTTAGACTCGATGAAAATACCGGCAAGGCGATCACGTACGTAGTCAAGGAAAAAATCCCGATAAAGCCGCGATTGGAGACGAAAACGCTCTATCACGTAAGTCAATTCGACGGGCTAAACGAAGAAAAAATCAAGGAGCGGGATCTAACTGCCATCCAAAACTACCGAGAGGCGGCCAAGAACCAAGCATACGAAGTCAGAATAGACTACAGTAAGACATTGGGGATAGGCGGAAATTTAGCAAAGCAGCTAGACAACCTAACTATGGCTCAAATCAAAGGCGTAGACTACTATAACCCGGCACAAAGGCTTGATATGTCCAAAGAAGCTGAGAAAGCTAAAAAGCTGACTAGGCAAAAAGATAAGGGCATGGAACAAGGCAGGTAA
- a CDS encoding type IV secretory system conjugative DNA transfer family protein encodes MDSSKEFTAKRWAWAFFVSLIMGVVLYLAVVKVIFNPDLIKVPAVAYKILINIGAPTLKLKAYVALFTLIAPFLVVFTWWLLPYFRDGEDYGSARFATPEDFPKMNINYKNGLVLGCHNIDSDNPQFLRATQPLSTLVVAPPGSGKTAGMIIPNLLSVPASCVTLDIKGELYKKTAGYRQKYFNNEIQLFSPFSWDNTLFFNPFDRSIVKDMEYIHIKKLAEQIASTIFVGEKGSENDHWIKSARTMFVFFAEYFMQKDKHATLAQLAQAPKADYFEYLDEKFGEEAMKEIDEDDPDKERERDYDVDTFKIWLKQTSFDEGIDESTRNQARAYARAADNEFASIKSTYDTFMTVFSNPQVANATSKMSFTFEDLRAKRISMYVVVQTEDIEILAPLIRIFIETLFKKLMSGEECSDPERFIYFFGDEFVRFGKMPFLLEAPALCRSYGLLPVFVTQSYEQIKKYYGEDDMNIVKNNSGYHVIFNMNSDKDAEDTSKLIGDYTNIKISKSQGNMELFKSNISKSKEAKKLVTAQDLKNQDSSDILILVKGFYKMPIKAKVPYWFKMAQWKGADKLEVEAKDDQSEAAVKQDAYTAKKGSEKEAKGEVNTAQNDSSEIKPADDKRQQRDELLKALKIKVDRE; translated from the coding sequence ATGGATAGTTCAAAAGAATTTACCGCTAAAAGATGGGCTTGGGCTTTCTTCGTTTCGCTCATAATGGGCGTAGTGCTATATTTGGCGGTAGTCAAGGTTATTTTTAATCCGGATTTGATAAAAGTACCCGCAGTGGCGTATAAAATTTTAATAAATATAGGCGCGCCGACGCTAAAATTAAAGGCTTACGTTGCATTATTTACGCTGATCGCCCCGTTTTTGGTAGTCTTTACGTGGTGGCTATTGCCGTATTTTAGAGACGGCGAAGATTATGGCTCAGCAAGGTTTGCGACGCCCGAAGACTTCCCTAAAATGAATATAAACTATAAAAACGGCTTGGTGCTAGGATGTCACAATATAGATAGCGATAATCCGCAGTTTTTAAGGGCTACGCAGCCGCTCTCAACGCTAGTGGTAGCGCCTCCTGGAAGCGGTAAAACGGCGGGTATGATCATTCCAAATTTACTAAGCGTACCGGCTTCTTGCGTAACGCTAGATATCAAAGGCGAACTATATAAAAAAACAGCCGGGTATAGGCAAAAATATTTTAACAACGAAATTCAGCTATTCTCCCCTTTTAGCTGGGATAATACGCTATTTTTTAACCCGTTCGATCGTTCAATCGTTAAAGACATGGAGTATATACATATCAAAAAATTGGCCGAGCAGATAGCTTCTACCATTTTCGTAGGCGAAAAAGGCAGTGAAAACGATCACTGGATAAAATCGGCAAGAACGATGTTTGTATTTTTCGCCGAATACTTTATGCAAAAAGACAAACACGCTACGTTAGCCCAACTTGCACAAGCTCCAAAAGCCGATTATTTCGAGTATTTGGACGAAAAATTCGGCGAAGAGGCAATGAAAGAGATAGACGAGGACGACCCGGACAAAGAAAGAGAGAGAGACTATGACGTAGATACTTTTAAAATTTGGCTAAAACAGACAAGCTTTGACGAAGGTATCGACGAAAGCACGAGAAATCAGGCTAGAGCGTATGCAAGAGCCGCAGATAATGAATTTGCAAGCATAAAATCGACATACGATACGTTTATGACGGTTTTTAGCAATCCGCAAGTAGCCAACGCAACCAGCAAGATGAGCTTTACGTTTGAGGATTTAAGAGCGAAAAGAATATCAATGTACGTAGTCGTTCAAACCGAAGATATCGAAATTTTAGCTCCTTTAATTCGTATTTTTATAGAAACATTATTTAAGAAATTAATGAGCGGAGAAGAGTGCAGCGATCCCGAGAGATTTATATACTTTTTCGGGGATGAGTTCGTGCGCTTCGGCAAGATGCCGTTTTTATTAGAAGCCCCCGCACTTTGCAGAAGCTATGGACTTTTACCGGTTTTCGTTACGCAAAGCTACGAGCAGATCAAAAAATACTACGGTGAAGACGATATGAATATCGTAAAAAATAACAGCGGATATCACGTAATTTTTAACATGAATAGCGACAAAGACGCAGAGGATACGAGCAAGTTAATCGGCGACTACACAAATATCAAAATCAGCAAATCGCAAGGTAATATGGAGCTGTTTAAAAGCAATATCTCAAAGAGCAAAGAAGCCAAAAAGCTAGTAACTGCCCAAGATTTGAAAAACCAAGATAGTAGCGATATTTTAATTCTCGTTAAAGGCTTTTACAAGATGCCCATCAAGGCAAAAGTGCCTTATTGGTTCAAGATGGCACAGTGGAAAGGGGCGGATAAGCTAGAAGTTGAGGCAAAGGACGACCAAAGCGAAGCTGCCGTCAAGCAAGACGCCTATACGGCCAAAAAAGGGAGCGAAAAAGAGGCAAAAGGCGAAGTAAATACGGCACAAAACGACTCAAGCGAGATCAAGCCTGCGGATGATAAAAGACAACAAAGAGACGAGCTGCTAAAAGCTCTAAAAATTAAAGTGGATAGGGAGTAA
- a CDS encoding plasmid mobilization relaxosome protein MobC: protein MRKVAAHFIYFTEADARVLKRISQRRNESKSAVVRKLIHVEKYADVLEQIETNNEIISEFLREFGRLGVNLNQIAYHLNANITGPEEAKNDLEKNMRGFAIVIKELSAKMEDLKIKIDVKHTKTPSNEEAKGEENG, encoded by the coding sequence ATGAGAAAAGTAGCCGCACATTTTATATATTTTACCGAAGCCGACGCAAGGGTACTAAAACGCATATCTCAAAGACGCAATGAAAGTAAATCGGCAGTAGTTCGAAAGTTGATACATGTAGAAAAATACGCTGATGTGCTAGAACAGATAGAAACGAACAACGAAATAATAAGCGAATTCTTACGAGAATTCGGTCGCTTGGGTGTAAATTTAAATCAGATTGCCTATCATCTAAATGCAAACATTACCGGCCCAGAAGAAGCCAAAAACGACCTAGAAAAAAATATGCGGGGCTTCGCAATAGTCATAAAAGAATTAAGCGCAAAAATGGAAGATTTAAAAATAAAAATAGATGTCAAACATACTAAAACGCCGAGCAATGAGGAGGCAAAAGGGGAGGAAAATGGATAG
- a CDS encoding ATPase, T2SS/T4P/T4SS family, with the protein MSESIILNNILGVLKPYLTLRANELIFNRPCEINIDYGDHWEIVQDPKLDIKFLNNFLIELATRRNQRFDETHCHLSCELPDPFLRYRVQAQHKSSLFNSDIAICIRIPSKEAFKLESFTLSQNVINEGWTYEKIKELIRDKKNVLLSGGTGSGKTSFLNSLMGEIDPGERVVTIEDSQELRVENVNKTQLAVPKIATEIYSYQVAIDNAMRLRPDRLFLGEIDIRNTFSFLRVNNTGHAGNLSTLHANNPKDAIKAIKTNIILGGGLSSVDDRMLDSLIVTAIDYIIQIARVKNQRVVTDILNLKELDIAKIVA; encoded by the coding sequence ATGAGTGAAAGCATAATTTTAAATAATATTTTAGGCGTTTTAAAGCCGTATTTGACCCTGCGGGCAAACGAACTAATATTTAATCGGCCGTGCGAAATAAACATAGACTACGGCGACCACTGGGAAATAGTGCAAGACCCAAAGCTAGATATAAAATTTCTAAATAATTTTTTGATCGAGCTGGCCACTAGAAGAAATCAGCGCTTCGATGAAACGCATTGCCACCTTTCATGCGAACTGCCCGATCCGTTTTTACGTTACCGAGTCCAAGCGCAGCATAAATCAAGTCTGTTTAATAGCGATATCGCAATTTGTATAAGGATACCCAGCAAAGAGGCCTTTAAATTAGAAAGTTTTACCTTAAGTCAAAACGTGATAAACGAGGGCTGGACTTATGAAAAAATCAAAGAGCTGATCCGGGATAAGAAAAACGTACTTTTAAGCGGCGGAACGGGAAGCGGGAAGACCAGCTTTTTAAACTCGTTAATGGGAGAAATAGACCCGGGCGAGCGAGTAGTCACCATAGAGGACAGCCAAGAGCTTAGGGTAGAAAACGTAAATAAAACGCAGCTGGCCGTACCCAAAATCGCCACCGAAATTTACAGCTATCAGGTAGCGATCGATAATGCGATGCGCTTACGACCCGATAGGCTATTTTTAGGCGAGATAGACATCCGCAATACCTTTTCGTTTTTAAGGGTAAACAATACCGGGCATGCCGGAAATTTAAGTACCTTGCACGCAAATAATCCCAAAGACGCCATAAAGGCCATTAAAACCAATATTATTTTAGGAGGTGGCCTATCAAGCGTGGATGATCGCATGCTAGATAGCCTTATCGTTACGGCGATCGATTACATTATCCAAATAGCCAGGGTTAAAAATCAAAGAGTCGTGACGGATATCTTAAATTTAAAAGAACTGGATATTGCAAAGATCGTAGCATGA
- a CDS encoding DNA type IV secretion system protein ComB10 produces the protein MKKGKKTLLLSLATLSIISSPLLAEEIFNEAAGQEQQDEQIRNLQNQKNLNHLFENSKFPVDDYIYKAGKKMPSEDGQNLGEILKKLEELEANKKQSGQIAPGVPAATPEDMTKEQEQMAQRARDKQEELKAKQESLKQEIRRDNQAAYENKMRELIRAQILANRNNEIKNVNQNSLKYGADGFSNQKSLDVSTNEHRLYRTIRAGRLIPAILTSAISSDLSGIVTAQIEQDIYAAMGRAVLIPRGSKVIGFYTNDTKIGHERLEIRWREIITPQGINIMLTDAMAADNMGMNGVVGAINNKYWERYGIAYSISTITNALLLGIASKMGNSNNSYATEIYSNARSDVSSVVQDIIQQQSQIKPTIEIKSGSRIFLVPTNHMWFAKPKNGEVMMQYFND, from the coding sequence ATGAAAAAGGGGAAGAAAACGCTGCTTTTAAGCCTTGCGACGCTTAGTATAATTTCCTCTCCCCTTTTGGCGGAGGAAATTTTTAACGAGGCGGCCGGGCAAGAGCAGCAAGACGAGCAAATAAGAAATTTACAAAACCAAAAGAATCTGAATCATCTTTTTGAAAATTCAAAATTTCCGGTCGACGATTACATTTATAAAGCCGGAAAGAAAATGCCGAGCGAGGACGGGCAAAATTTAGGCGAAATTTTAAAGAAATTAGAAGAACTCGAAGCTAATAAAAAGCAATCCGGGCAGATCGCGCCAGGAGTGCCGGCCGCTACGCCCGAAGATATGACGAAAGAGCAAGAGCAGATGGCGCAGCGCGCTAGAGATAAACAAGAAGAGCTAAAAGCCAAGCAAGAGAGTCTAAAACAAGAAATAAGAAGAGACAACCAGGCCGCCTACGAAAACAAAATGCGCGAGCTAATAAGAGCTCAAATTTTAGCCAATCGCAACAACGAGATAAAAAACGTAAATCAAAACTCATTAAAATACGGCGCCGATGGCTTCTCAAATCAAAAAAGCCTAGATGTCAGCACGAATGAACACAGACTATACCGCACTATTAGAGCCGGGCGGCTGATCCCGGCAATTCTAACGAGCGCGATAAGTTCGGATTTGAGCGGAATAGTAACGGCTCAAATAGAGCAAGACATATATGCTGCTATGGGGCGAGCGGTGCTGATCCCTCGCGGAAGTAAAGTGATAGGCTTTTACACCAACGACACCAAAATCGGGCATGAAAGGCTGGAAATCAGGTGGCGCGAGATAATCACGCCGCAAGGCATTAATATAATGCTAACAGATGCAATGGCCGCCGATAATATGGGAATGAATGGAGTCGTAGGAGCGATAAATAATAAATATTGGGAACGCTACGGCATAGCCTACTCAATTTCAACGATTACGAACGCTTTGCTTTTAGGTATAGCCTCAAAAATGGGAAATTCAAACAACTCTTACGCCACCGAAATTTACTCAAATGCTAGAAGCGACGTAAGCAGTGTAGTGCAAGACATAATCCAGCAGCAAAGCCAAATCAAGCCAACCATAGAAATCAAAAGCGGAAGCCGTATATTTTTAGTGCCTACAAATCATATGTGGTTTGCAAAACCAAAAAACGGCGAAGTGATGATGCAATATTTTAACGATTAA